A segment of the Entelurus aequoreus isolate RoL-2023_Sb linkage group LG23, RoL_Eaeq_v1.1, whole genome shotgun sequence genome:
ACACATTAGCAGCCAAGAAGCGCTTTTCAAAAGATTTACTGTAATTTATAGgggtgaacaaaaaaaaaatctcttcacacccaaatcgcgattctcattcatcccgattttaaattgattcataattttgaaaatctatttaaaaacatttaaaaaaaattttttattaagaatttatttttttaaatatgttttagacCATtttcatgcaaccagaaggaactTTTCTAAcctaataatacattgcaaaaatcggtTTAAATCGAAAATCGTGTTGATTCGattatcgattctgaatcgaatcatcaccccagGATTCGGAATCAGATTGAATCGTTCGGTACCCAGAAATTAGgacccctatttttttttttttataccacatAATTAGGGACGTGATTTCTACAACATCTCATTCTGTTACGATTCATAAAGTGATTATTCgatccagaatcgattctcgattcaacaccattctcacaatatattatttggtgtataaatTATAATGAAATATTGTTCCAAACAGGTTACAGTATACAAAAGCTGCTGATGTTTAACGTATTGTCAAAAATGGATAGTATTCGacaattctgaatcgattcagaatcggtacaaataataatcacaatttggATTGGATCGTGAATGCGCATCATTTTGGGGGGTTTTCGGCACCCCCACTTATAAATAAGAATTATGTTAAACAGAGAATCGATTGTGAATCCGAATTCTACCTCTTATTGTTAAAAATACGTGGAAAaactttacaaattaaaaaaggttaaaagataaagatTGTTAGTGTGTGTACTTTATGAGGACATTCAACGGGATAATAATAatgaccgtgatcattttggtcacgttTTTTTATATCGTTACAAGTATTGCTAACAtggatatttgttttttctaaatAGTGCAGTTTTATCCAACATTCCACCAGCCGTGCTCTTTCCAAAGTGCTGTCATCAGCTGTTTTGTGTATTGTGATGTATTAATGTCTAAAAATTAAaccccaatttttatttttatttatttattttttttctgcttcTGTGGTTAGCAAAGTGTTCCGAGGCTGACAGCGTTTGTCAGAAGCTACACACCCCCGGAGGTGCCGTGATTGTACAAATCGTGTGTTTATGTACGATACTGACCATTAAAACAACTTTCGaaaccctgctgtttttaagaaaaaaaaaaaggccaaaacaCTTGGATCTCGTTTTTCCTATGAATAAAAAAGATATCAGAGATCCCCACATTATTATCCACAGTATAAATTACATCATTGACAGAacttggaaatatatatatatgtatatatatatatatatatatatatatagtacagttaATATTTTACTATGATTTTGTAAGCGTTTCTGTTGTAGTCTACACAAACAGCGTGTGTATTGTTTGTATTTGTCATCTCCAGTTTGTGGGAGTGCCGCATCGTCACGTGTGGCAAAACTCGGTACTGGGCACGTTGCTGCTCTTGCAGTAGGCCAAGCTGTTGTTACTGAGGTGACAGTCTCTAAATCCGATCCCCCCGTTGGGCGTGTAGATGGGCTGGATGCGGAAATCGCCCTTGAGCAGCTGCTCGTTGTTCAGCGCCACTATCTGGAAGCTGGTTTCAGTCATCTCGAGAATGGAGTTATCCTTCTTGGTCCCGGCCTCGCAGTAGTCGTCTTTTCTGCGGCCGCGGTTGTATTTCCACTTTGCCGAAGCCGACCGGCTCTTCCTGTGCATGTGCCAGCAAAACAGGCTGAGGAGCGTGACCAAGATGACCAGCACCGCCCCGCCGATGATGCCGGCCATTAACAACGTGGAGTTAACGCTCTCCTTTGGCGCTTGCCCCGAACCGGGAGACTTAGTCGGAGAGGCTGCCTTGGTCCTGGCCTCAGAGCATATTGTATCCTCTCCAGGTCTGTAGGAGTTATGGGTGTCCAGAACGTGCACACAAATCCGGTACACGGACCGGGGTTCCAGATCGGCGATGCTGGTGTGTCGTTGGACACCGCTCACTGTCCGCTCCTGCATCCCTTCATTTATTTGGCTTTGGCCCCTTTTGACCCAGGTGACTTTGTAGGCTGTGACGGTGAAATAGGAAGCCCAGCTTACGTCGATGCTGGTGGAGTTGACCACATGGAAGGAGATTTGAAGGGGGTCCTCGTAAGGAGGAAGGGGCCCGGGAGGATTGTTATAGATCGGGGGTAAGGGTGGGGAAGGTGAGTCTAAGTAGTCCGGAATGGATGTGGTTGAAAGAGTGGAGATCATGGTGGTGAGAGGGGTGGTGGTGGGCGGCGGAGGAGGCGTGGAGCGAATGGTAGGCCACGACGGTTGCTCGGCGTCGACCGAGCAGTCGATGATATCCAACGTGAGCTCTCGGATCGCCATGCCGCGCACCCTGTCCGGACTCTGACACACAAACCCTCTGGCGTTTATGGCGGAAGGCAACGACTTGAGCCACACCACCACCCATTTCACCGCGCAGTCGCAGCGCCACGGGTTATTCCGCACCATGAGATGCCTCAAGCTGGACAGGCCGTCAAACACACCCTGCGTCAGCGTCTGAAGTTGGTTGCTGGAAATGTCCAACCTCTCCAGCCTGTTGAGGTCGGCAAAAGCCGCCACTGGGATCTGGTCGATCTGGTTCTCCTGCAGGCTCAGCTTGACCAGCGACTGACTCGGTAAAAGGGGAGGGGGGAACGTGAGGGAGTTGCGGGCCAGCGCCAGCTCACGGAGGCTGGCCAGCCCCTGGAATGTCCCTGGTGCGATGCCCTCGTCCGTCAGCAGGTTCCCGTCCAGCAGGAGGCGCTGCAGACGGGTCACATTCTGGAAGGCCTCCTCTGCGATGACGGCGATTCTATTCTCGTCCAATCGCAGCTCCTTAAGGTCCTCTGGGAGGCCGATGGGAACACTGCTTAAGTGGTTCTTGGTGAGGAAGAGGAGTTTGAGGCTCAATGCCTCCCTAAAGGCCCCTTCTTCCACCCCCACTGTGGAGATGGAGTTATCATCAAGGTGCAACTCCTCTAAACGAGTCAGCTGTGCTAGCGCTGCCCTGGAGATTGTTTGAATATTGTTCTCCTGGAGATGCAGTACTCTGGTGTTTTTGGGCAGATTGATAGGAAACTCATCCAGCTGGTTGCCATAGAGATACACAGTCTCCACGGAAGCCAGATTGTGAAGTTCGAGGGGGAAGCCAGCATTGTTGATCTGGTTGTTGTGCAGGTAGAGCACAGTGTAGCCCTCCTGTACCCCCAGAGGCACTGATGTCAGGCTGCGTTCATTGCAGTACACAAATAACTTGTCACAACGACACTCGTCCGGACACGAGGCAACTGGGCTGAATTGCGTTTGAAGGCTTAAGATCACAGTCAACCAAAACTGCAAGAATGAAGTCCAATCCTTATTCCAGGGTCCGGCCAGAAACTCCATAGTGGAACAAAAAAAAAGCGGAAACCGGGAAAcccaacaataaaaaaaagaactgtGACCGAGTGAATCAAATTGGCAATGATGGCTAAAACCACCAAAtaccaaacttaaaaaaaaaagtccaccaGGGAGCGTTCGGTAATGTCGGTTACTTTGAAACGACGGGGAAAATGCGGATGTAATCCTGTAGTCCTCGAATGAAGATCAGTGGTCTCACTGGCCAGTCCTTTGAGCAACTCCATCCGTGACGGGACGTCAGACCAAGGCAGGGCTTCTTCACTGGTTGCTCCGGGGCCGGTCTGAAGCCGCCGCAGGCTCTGCTCGCCTGTCCGTCACACACCGCTGCCGTTCCCCCACTGGGGCAGAGTCCAAGGAGGGTGGCATTTGGAACCAGAGACCTGTGGGAAAACAAAGAAAATGCGAGTATTTTCAGGGTGGCCTGTTCtctcttttcttgtttttgcccCCCGGTTCTTCCTCTCTCTGTTTGACAAGCATGTGCACACACGCATACCAACCGTCGCTCattctaccacacacacacacacacacacacacacgctcgctCATGATGCAGACGAGAAAAGGCACGGGTGACAATCACATTGCTCGCCGCTGATGTCAACTCGCGCACACTGACTGATTGGAGAAGAAACTTAAAGCGTCTGATAAATATTCAGAACCGCTCGAGCACATCCGGTATCACAGACATAAAGGGGGCTTTTGTCCCTTTCGCACTCCATCAAGGGAGGGAATCAACaacagcacacacacacttggattTTCCGAGATACTGCAGAGCTTAACTGAAAATATCAGCGTGTTTTCCGACTAGGGATTTAGCGATTTGGAGCATTTCATATCGCGGTATTgtcgaatgtgctcaaaaagtacacactgaaatcttttaaccatagACTTTCCTTCTGGCTAAGCCATAATAATGTGCTTCCATcccttttccaccgcttgtcttcTTCCTCAGTTTTAAATCTGTCGAgtttttagagcaggggtgtcaaatgtacggcccgagggccggctcaggcccgcgaacaggttttatccgagtttgctaagtataaaaattaacctgacatttttgaatgaaagaaactgctgttctaaatgtgtccactagatgttgcaatagcaattctttgtatatttgtagatggtgctacatatgtacaaaataaaccacatgatgttattacatcagtcgaggaaaatgatcaaactacataaataacatactgtaatttgattttggtataattttttttatcttgatacattgaaaattaacaccaatgagttgattgatgaacattatcaaatataccaaaatataaataacgacaaataaagatagaatactatctaccgcaacatgtaagtgtaaacaacaacaacaacatacatttttaaacaaagaaaacaatctcaaagtttttactaaatcaaaggtgaggccactaattgtgttctgtgatatGGTTTTGCTGCAGGCTGATAACAGCGATCGCTCAGTGAGGGTCATAGAGGAATTTCCGCCCCGCATAACAACATTGGGGTTttcgcctctatctgtggtagagattttttAAGGAAATGGCCTAGGTCAGAAATCGGTATGGTCCAGGGTTCTAAAACCCTGGAATGGGGGGTATGTGGTGGCATTTCTGACCTtttgtaccatattttgtgtcCGTCAAAGTCTGAAAGAGAGtgaggtcgaaaagcattaagaaAGACACATCAGTAgtggaatgtctgctcatttctcttttttctattctgtACGATTGAAGGAGCCATATGTGGGTTAGAGATGAACATATGGTCACCCTGACCATTGTACAatatgttttgattgtttattatgactaagggattagaggggggggggggggttacccacatatgcggtcctctccaaggtttctcatagtcattcaccgacgtcccactggggtgagtttttccttgcccgtatgtgggctctgtaccgaggatgtcgttgtggcttgtacagccctttgagacacttgtgatttagggctatataaataaacattgattgattgattgaaggatgttgcagaacaaacaggtccaaaacaactggatcttgacacacgagggaaacacataaatggccaagtagaccaagtctatgtatgattcgcatgattctcgattcatccaacgtCACCGGAGGACGTTGTCTGTGTGCATGGCAAtgcaatccaaccttgtaccatttgaatATGGGTAAAtacaacttttgtactaaattcacttttgttgctgtttaggaTTCGGACATTCCACCACATAAAATTTAATGTtccattttaccagtccggcccacttgggagtatatttttctccatgtggcccccgatctaaaatgagtttgacacccctgttttagagggtttttttttttaaagatcaaAGCAAAACCAGTATTGCACGGTTGTGACGTCACacgggttcacttcctgttgtagacacCTCCCGTTAGATTTGGGTATGGGGAAAAACATAAGGATTTAACGATAAACGGTCAAACCCCAGATGGTTAGTATTACACTTTTATATTAAAATGATCGCAAAGCCGTGATCGATAAACGCACTTTGATACACTCACGAGCCGGCGATAGTGCTCATTTCATGGAGGCGCAAACTCTGCTGACTagctagcttgaatgctaacattaaaaaaaagtctcaTTAATGACTTTCCCGATTTAAAAACACTCTAAaatctttacaaattaaaactaaagaagaaaaacatatttaaacactcaaaatggctctTAAGAAGCAAGAACAATCTTCATTGTTTATTTTGTCaagaaagtattttattttttaaattaaacttgatgtaaatattttagtgtgtataagtacttttttgtGCACATACCACGATCATTTTGGTCTCAATAAACGTGATATAAAATGTTCATTACAGTGTTACATCCATAGTCTCTTGTGTTCATGTTAGCGTTTAAACTAACTACCAGGTCATTAGAATGCTAGCTTGCTTCTTCAGTAAAGTTTATCAACGTGTGGTTATTAATTAACGGTTTAAAATGTTAACACTGTTGTGAGTGTTAACGCAAAACCGTTATCGATAAACGCACTTTGATACTCACGAACCGGCGATAGTGCTAGTTTCGCAGAGGCGCAGGCTCGCCTGCTAATGGCTGGCTAGCTAGCTTGAATGCCAACATGAATAAAATAATCATAAACGTATTTCCTCCATTTTAAAACACTCTAAaatctttacaaattaaaactgcgtaagataaacatatttaagcaTGGtgtgacaggggttagtgcatgtgcctcacaatacgaaggtcctgtgttCGATGGCTCTTGAGAAGCAAGAAcaatattcaatatttattttgccaagaaataattttattttctaaataaaacttgtttgaaagatttcagtgtgtgtttaagtactttttgTGCAAATACCAAAAAACTGCGATCATTTTGTTCACAAAAaacgtgatatgaaatgttcattacgTCCATAGTCTCTTGTATTCACGTTGACGTTTAAGCTAACTACCCagtcattagcatgctagcttgctTTTTCAGCAaagtttatcaaagtgtggttattaATTAACGGTTTTGAACGTTAACACTTTTGTATTACCGCAAAACCAGGATCGATAAACACACTTTAATTCACTCACGAACCGGCGATAGTGCTCATTTCACATAGGCTCAAACTAGCCTGCTAATGGCCGGCTAGCTAACTAGCTTGAattctaacatgaatacaaaacTCATAAACGTCCTTCCTCCATTTTAAAACACTTTAAAATCTTTACAATttcaaactaaataagataaacatatttaaacattcaGAAAAATACATATGGCTCTTGAGAAGCAAGAACAATATTCAATGATTCTTCTGCcaataaagtattttattttcGAAAATAAAACTTCATTCAAAGATTTCAGTCGATGTTTAGCACTTTTTCTGCACATACCAAAAGAAcgcgatcattttggtcacaataaacgTGATACGAATGTTCATTACATCCATAGTCTCTTATATTCACGTTAGCGTTTAAGCTAACTACCCAGTCATTAGCACGCTAGCTTGCTTCTTCAGCAaagtttatcaaagtgtggttattaATTAACGGTTTTGAAAGTTAACACTGTTGTATTACCGCAAAACCGTGATCGATAAAAACACTTTGATACACTCACGAACCGGCGATAGTGCTCATTTTACGTAAGCGCAAACTAGCCTgctaaactaaataagataaacatatttaaacattcaGAAAAATACATATGGCTCTTGAGAAGCAAGAACAATATtcaatgtttcttctgccaagaaaatattttattttctaaataaaacttgattgaaagatttcagtgtgtattTAAGTACTTTTTCATGTCAGCGTTTAAGCTAACTACCCAGTCATTAGCGTGTTAGCTTTCTTCTACAGTAAAATTGATCAAAGTGTGGTTATTAATTAACGGTTTAAAACGTTAACACTGTTTTGAGTGTTACCACAAAACCGTGATCGATAAATGCACTTTGATACACTTACGAACCGGCAATAGTGCTAATTTAATGCCGGCGCAACCTAGCCTGGTGGGTagctagcttgaatgctaacatgaaaaaacagacttgttaacgtctttccccatttaaaaacactctaaaatctttacaaattaaaactagAGAAGAAGAAAGAACAATCGtcaatgtttcttctgccaagaaagtattttATGTTCTAAATAAAACttgattaaaatattttaatgtatGTTTAAGCACTTTTTGTGCACATACCAAAAGACTGCGATTgtttggtcacaaaaaacgtgAAACAAGATGTTCATTGCGTCCATAGtcctttgttttcatgttagcgttTAAGCTAACTACCTGGTCATTAGCGCGCTAGCTTGCTTCTTTAGCAaagtttatcaaagtgtggttattaATTAACGGTTTCGAACGTTAACACTTTTGTATTACCGCAAAACTGTGATCgataaacacactttaatacactCACGAACCGGCGATAGTGCTCATTCCACATAAGCTCAAACTAGCCTGCTAATGGCCGGCTAGTTAGCTAGCTTGAattctaacatgaatacaaaacTCCTAAACGTCCGTCCTCCATTTTAAAACACTTTAAAATCTTTACAAAttcaaactaaataagataaactTATTTAAACATTCAGGAAAACATATATGGCTCTTGAGAAGCAAGCATTATTTTCGAAAATATAACTTGATTCAAAGATTTCAGTGGATGTTTAGCACTTTTTGTGCACAAACCAAAAGACcgcgatcattttggtcacaaaaaacgtgatatgaaatgttcatcacGCTAACGTGCTAGCTTGCTTCTTCGATAAAGTTGATCAAAGAGTGGTTATTAGTGGTTacaatttacaaattaaaacaatgAAATGTTCATCAGATCCATAGTctattgtattcatgttagcgttTAAGCTAACTAACCAGCCACTAGCGTGCTAACTTGCTTCTTTAGCACAATTGACAATCACTACCGCTATTCATAATGAACACTGTTCGATCCCTACCTGTGCTAATTGTATACgtacataaaaaatacagaaCCATATTTTTgtctgcgtaaacacaaacacaaaggcacacacacacacacacgcttacaGTAAACAGAGTGGATGTTTTGCCAGTAGCCTAAAGGGACTTTAGGATTATTATTAGTCTCATTATTATTGTTGCACACTCATCAAACTGGAGCGTTAAGGCCGTGGACTTGCAGGTGAAGAGCAAACAAAAGGAAGgaaaaaaagcacacacacacacacacttcgcaTATGAGCTTCACCTGCGGTGACATACACGAGCTGTCAAAGGAAATGGGATTGCAAAATAATTTAGTCTCCCTACCTGCGATAAATGATCAAAGGCGGGCTATTTTTCATGGCGGGAAGGTTCCTAGCAAAGCACAAGGCCACCGCGTTACCGTCGGACCTCAAATCCATTATTCTAAGTTTTACGAGCCATCAAACATCCCCTATATCCCTGAAGAgtgaacaatatatatatgtgtgtatatatgtatgtatatatgtatattgtgtcTTTCCAGTCAATGATGGATAACACACAATTAAGGGAAGTATGAGGCAAATTAATAGAGGAATGTCGCGTTATGGCGCATGCGATCCAATTTGAACTTTTTCTAATAAATATTAGCAGCAAATTTTGACACGTTTCAATCCACGGGAAGACGGGCTGGATGCTCGGACCACCAATCATCCCACACACATCTGCGATGtacttttctaaattgaaaagagCTAAATGTAATCAAATCAGCCGTGGAGGGAGTAAGCAACCACAGgaggcagcactcatgcaccattttattattattcctaTTTTTTTTAGTGTTTGCGAATGCGATCCCAAAAAGGCATTTCGTCAAATTGGGGATTTTTCGATTAAAGGGgttgcaaaaaaaatgtcacccccccctttttttctttttttgtatctCCTTTTCTCAGGGTTGCTGAGCACATTTCCCTCGCCGCCCCGATGAACACGGTGATACGCGGCCAGGACAATCGGATTAGGGGCGGATTTGCGGGGAGAAACGCAATTAAAAGTTCGCCATTTCAGAGGCGGGATCGGGTCCACTTCAAAGGGTGCCTGGTGGGGATGGGACATTTGAAAAGAGGGATAATCtggtaaataatttaaaaatatatatatattaaaatatatatatatatatatatatatatatatatatatatatatatatatatatatatatatatatatatatatatatatttttttttaaatatatatatttttaaattatttaccaGATTATCCCTCTCTCTCGTCCCTCCCctccttagaaaaaaaaaataaaaatatatatatatatatatatatatatatatatatatatatatatatatatatatatatatatatatatatatatatatatatatatatatatatatatatatatgtatataattgttttatttttttttcgttaCATTTAGCATTGGGACTTTAAAAAGGATCAGTCATGtcaaattaaacataaaaaaaaattaaaacatatttttttagattGACTTCATAAGAACCATTTTGATTTTAAAACTGACCATAAATCCCTgataataactaaaaaaaaaaaaaaaagaaaaaaaacgttaCCTTTGCCGAGTCCTTATCCGTCCTCCAAGCCGCAACTGCGTCCAACTTTTCGCCCGCCTCTCGGTCTCCTTCCCCCGGGCAGGATCATGCGGAATGAAGGTCCGTCTGGTGCCGCTGGTGCCCGCAGCTTCCGATCGACCCTCGCCGCAGCATATTTGCCTTTATAATccttactttctttttttctttgcctttttttttcttctttttttttgcttttaactCAGTGCCAAGGCGGATTCAGCGGCTCCCGTCCGCTGGAGCAGAACCGCGAAGGGGAGGAGGAGGACCGATTCGTGGAGGTGTCCGCCGCCGGCTGCATCGCGCGCCATGGCGGCTGGCTGGCCCGCGTCCGCCCGGTGAGTTATTTTAGTGGGATCAACTTCCACGTTAGAGTCGGTGGCACAAGAAGACTTCCACGGACTTGTTTTTCTCTGATGGATCCACTTGATAGTGAGACGTGTGCACTCCTTGCACacacacctctctctctctctctctctctctctctctctctctctctctctctctctctccctctctctcgtcCCTCCCCTCCTTAGAATAAAGACTGTTTCTCCCCCCCCAGCATCCCCGTCATGGCTGTAAGCCACCAAGCATCCCTGCTGCCCTCACACAGCACACAATAGTTTTGCCTCCCGACATGTCGACATTTTCCCGACATTTTTCAGGACACAGGTACTTCTTATTATCACGTCGCCTTCACCTATGTTGACCAACCCACGAGTATTCCGAagaaaacatgattttttttcccatacaTTAGTCGAAGCggacgcagatatatatgttgtgaaattaattATCAATTAatcaagaaaaatccataaattagccgcaccgtcttataggccgcagggttcaaagtttaggaaaaaagtagcgactactcgtccggaatttacagtattcATTTGGTGTATATAAGCCATGAGTATTCCGAAGAAAACATGATTGTTTCAATATATTAGTCGcaacggagtataagtcgcatatatatatatatatatatatatatatatatatatatatatatatatatatatatatatatatatatatatatatatatatagtggtatTAGTTATTTCCACATTGCTTGTTTTTagggtttttttaaaaaactttttgttAGCGccttcagcgaagaaaaatccataaatttgtcgcagcgttttataagccgcaaggttcaaagtTTAGGGAAAATGTAGCGACTACTtgtccagaatttacggtattTATTTGGTGTATACAAGCCACGACTACATcattttttccaaatattagtcacaacggactataagtcgcagatatgggTTGGGCTTGTATACACCAAATAAAAAACCCTAAAAACAAgcaatgtgtaaataactaatttcacaataaatatgtatatatatatatatatatatatatatatatatatatatatatatatatatatatatatatatatatatatatatatatatatatatatatatatatatatatatatatatatatatatatatatgtgtgtatatatatatatatatatatatatatatatatatatatatatatatatatatatatatatatatatatatatatatatatatatatatatatatatatatata
Coding sequences within it:
- the LOC133640736 gene encoding leucine-rich repeat transmembrane protein FLRT2-like, whose translation is MEFLAGPWNKDWTSFLQFWLTVILSLQTQFSPVASCPDECRCDKLFVYCNERSLTSVPLGVQEGYTVLYLHNNQINNAGFPLELHNLASVETVYLYGNQLDEFPINLPKNTRVLHLQENNIQTISRAALAQLTRLEELHLDDNSISTVGVEEGAFREALSLKLLFLTKNHLSSVPIGLPEDLKELRLDENRIAVIAEEAFQNVTRLQRLLLDGNLLTDEGIAPGTFQGLASLRELALARNSLTFPPPLLPSQSLVKLSLQENQIDQIPVAAFADLNRLERLDISSNQLQTLTQGVFDGLSSLRHLMVRNNPWRCDCAVKWVVVWLKSLPSAINARGFVCQSPDRVRGMAIRELTLDIIDCSVDAEQPSWPTIRSTPPPPPTTTPLTTMISTLSTTSIPDYLDSPSPPLPPIYNNPPGPLPPYEDPLQISFHVVNSTSIDVSWASYFTVTAYKVTWVKRGQSQINEGMQERTVSGVQRHTSIADLEPRSVYRICVHVLDTHNSYRPGEDTICSEARTKAASPTKSPGSGQAPKESVNSTLLMAGIIGGAVLVILVTLLSLFCWHMHRKSRSASAKWKYNRGRRKDDYCEAGTKKDNSILEMTETSFQIVALNNEQLLKGDFRIQPIYTPNGGIGFRDCHLSNNSLAYCKSSNVPSTEFCHT